In Monodelphis domestica isolate mMonDom1 chromosome 3, mMonDom1.pri, whole genome shotgun sequence, the following proteins share a genomic window:
- the LOC130458160 gene encoding zinc finger protein 420-like has protein sequence MVSERDRHPAQEVVMFQDVAVDFTWEEWRLLSPPQKELYREVMLENARNLLSVEREIRPEMKLIATDLSLSVEEMNLQRFMSDCPDNFAFREFCVAPQNSSDIEHQGIHSGEKSSEDNQCGKTFMQRAIRVGHQRMHSFKKPYECNQFGKTFSQSCSLAIHQRIYTVEKPFECNQCGKPFTYYSSLTRHQRIHTGEKPYECNQCGKTFSCSSHLAVHQRIHSGEKPYECNLCGKTFSRSSSCTRHQKIHSGEKPYECNLCGKTFSRSFSLVEHQRIHTGEKPYECNECGKTFRQSSSLAVHQRIHSGEKPYECNQCGKTFNMSSSLAVHERIHSGERPYECKKCGKAFIMSSHLVKHHRMHTGEKPYECNQCGKTFSLSSHLARHQKIHSGEKPYECKQCGKTFCRSFSLVEHQRIHTGEKPYECNQCGKTFRQSSNLAVHQRIHSGKKPYECNQCGKTFSRSSYLAIHQRIDTGETPYKCNQCGKTFSMSSYLAVHQRIHSGEKPYECNQCGKTFSMRSNLTVHQRIHSGEKPYECNQCGKGFSRNSSLAVHQRIHTGEKPYDCKKCGKTFSLRSYLASHQRIHTGEKPYECNQCGKTFSRSSYLAEHQRIHSGEKPYECNQCGKTFSRSAYLAEHQRIHTGEKPYDCKKCGKTFSLHSHLARHQRIHTGEKPYECNQCGKTFSQSSYLAVHQRIHSREKPYKCNQCGKTFSRSSYLAVHQRIHSGEKPYECNQCGKTFSQSSYLAVHQRIHTGEKTYECKKCRKTFSQSSYLAVHQRIHTREKP, from the exons GAGGTGGTGATGttccaggatgtggctgtggacttcacttgggaggagtggcgcctcttgtctcctccccagaaggagctgtacagggaggtgatgctggagaatgcccggaacctgctctctgtgg aaaGAGAGATCAGACCTGAAATGAAGCTGATTGCAACAGATTTGAGCCTCTCTGTGGAAGAAATGAACCTACAAAGATTCATGAGTGATTGTCCCGATAACTTTGCTTTCAGGGAATTCTGTGTTGCACCTCAAAATTCATCTGATATTGAACATCAAGGAATTCACTCTGGGGAAAAATCTAGTGAAgataatcagtgtggaaagacttttatgcaAAGGGCCATTCGTGTGGGACATCAGAGAATGCACTCTTttaagaaaccttatgaatgcaaccaatttggaaagacattcagtcagagctgcagtcttgctatacatcagagaatctaCACTGtggagaaaccttttgaatgcaaccaatgtggaaagCCATTCACATATTACTCCAGTCTAactagacatcagagaatccacactggagagaaaccttatgaatgcaaccaatgtggaaagacattcagttgcagctcccatcttgctgtacatcagagaatccactctggggagaagccttatgaatgcaacctatgtggaaagacattcagtcggagTTCCAGTTGTActagacatcagaaaatccactctggggagaaaccttatgaatgcaacctatgtggaaagacattcagtcggagcTTCAGTCTTgttgaacatcagagaatccacactggtgagaaaccttatgaatgcaacgaatgtggaaagacattccgtCAGAGCTctagtcttgctgtacatcagagaattcactctggcgagaaaccttatgaatgcaaccaatgtggaaagacattcaatatgagctccagtcttgctgtacatgAGAGAATTCACTCTGgagagagaccttatgaatgtaagaaatgtggaaaggcatttatTATGAGCTCCCATCTTGTTAAACATCATAGAAtgcatactggggagaaaccttatgaatgcaaccaatgtggaaagacattcagtctgaGCTCCCATCTTGCTAGACATCAAAAAATCCACTCTGgcgagaaaccttatgaatgtaagcaatgtggaaagacattctgTCGGAGCTTCAGTCTTgttgaacatcagagaatccacactggtgagaaaccttatgaatgcaaccaatgtggaaagacattccgtCAGAGCTccaatcttgctgtacatcagagaatccactctggcaagaaaccttatgaatgcaaccaatgtggaaagacattcagtcgcaGCTCCTatcttgctatacatcagagaatcgaCACTGGGGAGACACCTTATAaatgcaaccaatgtggaaagacattcagtatGAGCTCATaccttgctgtacatcagagaatccactctggcgagaaaccttatgaatgcaaccaatgtggaaagacattcagtatGAGATCCaatcttactgtacatcagagaatccactctggcgagaaaccttatgaatgcaaccagTGTGGAAAAGGATTCAGTCGGAactccagtcttgctgtacatcagagaatccacactggggagaaaccttatgattgcaagaaatgtggaaagacattcagtctgCGCTCCTATCTTGCTagtcatcagagaatccacactggggagaagccttatgaatgcaaccaatgtggaaagacattcagtcggagctcctatcttgctgaacatcagagaatacactctggagagaagccttatgaatgcaaccaatgtggaaagacattcagtcggagcGCCTatcttgctgaacatcagagaatccacactggtgagaaaccttatgattgcaagaaatgtggaaagacattcagtctgCATTCCCATCTTGctcgacatcagagaatccacactggggagaaaccttatgaatgtaaccaatgtggaaagacattcagtcagagctcctatcttgctgtacatcagagaatccactctagggagaaaccttataaatgcaaccaatgtggaaagacattcagtcgcaGCTCttatcttgctgtacatcagagaatccactctggggagaaaccttatgaatgcaaccaatgtggaaagacattcagtcagagctcctatcttgctgtacatcagagaatccacaccgGGGAGAAAACTTATGAATGCAAGAAATgtagaaagacattcagtcagagctcataccttgctgtacatcagagaatccacaccaGGGAGAAACCTTAA